In Juglans microcarpa x Juglans regia isolate MS1-56 chromosome 4S, Jm3101_v1.0, whole genome shotgun sequence, a single window of DNA contains:
- the LOC121263015 gene encoding cyclin-D3-1-like isoform X1 — translation MAPSFDSAVSSLLCSEDNSFFDDNDYGAAEECEATWRHRNNRNHNQDRGFVDRDGLPLQSDECLASMLEKECQHLPAADYLKRLRSGDLDLGARRRTVDWIFKVHAHFGFGPLCAYLSINYLDRFLSAYEFPQSKPWTVQLLAVACLSLAAKVEETDVPLALDLQVGEAKFVFEARTIQRMELLVLSTLRWRMQAVTPFSFIDYFLCKINGDQTQLQTSISRSIELILSTIKGIDFVEFRPSEVAAAVAIALAEEIQTVDNEAATSLLSQHVEKEKVLECVKMIRDFSLIDGSVKDTTTSILSVPHSPSGVLDAARLSYKSDEVAVGSCANSSHNSPDAKRRKLNRTFEVEL, via the exons ATGGCACCCAGTTTTGACTCTGCAGTTTCAAGCCTTCTTTGTTCGGAAGACAACAGTTTTTTCGATGATAACGATTATGGTGCCGCGGAGGAGTGTGAGGCCACGTGGCGCCATCGGAATAATCGAAACCATAATCAAGACCGGGGCTTTGTTGATCGCGATGGATTGCCGCTGCAGAGTGATGAGTGTTTGGCTTCGATGCTTGAAAAGGAATGCCAGCATTTGCCTGCTGCCGATTACTTGAAGAGGCTTCGAAGCGGGGATTTGGACTTGGGGGCAAGAAGACGGACCGTTGATTGGATTTTTAAG GTTCATGCCCATTTCGGTTTTGGACCTCTGTGTGCATATTTATCCATAAACTACTTGGATCGTTTCCTTTCTGCTTATGAATTTCCT CAGAGCAAACCTTGGACAGTGCAATTGTTGGCCGTGGCATGTTTATCTCTTGCAGCCAAAGTGGAGGAGACCGACGTTCCTCTAGCTCTAGACTTGCAG GTGGGCGAAGCAAAATTTGTGTTTGAAGCTAGAACAATTCAAAGGATGGAACTTCTGGTTTTGAGTACCTTGAGGTGGAGAATGCAAGCGGTTACCCCTTTCTCATTCATAGACTACTTCCTTTGCAAGATCAATGGCGATCAAACCCAACTTCAAACATCAATCTCGAGATCAATCGAACTCATATTAAGCACAATAAAAG GGATTGATTTCGTGGAGTTCAGGCCTTCAGAGGTTGCAGCAGCAGTGGCAATAGCTCTTGCAGAAGAAATCCAAACAGTAGACAATGAGGCAGCAACTTCTCTTCTCAGTCAACATGTAGAGAAG GAGAAAGTGCTCGAGTGTGTTAAGATGATTCGTGATTTCTCATTAATTGATGGATCTGTTAAGGACACGACTACTTCTATCCTCTCTGTACCCCATAGCCCAAGTGGGGTGTTGGATGCTGCACGCTTGAGCTATAAAAGTGATGAGGTTGCAGTTGGTTCATGTGCAAATTCTTCACACAATAGCCCAGATGCTAAAAGGAGGAAGCTAAACAGAACCTTTGAAGTGGAGCTATGA
- the LOC121263015 gene encoding cyclin-D3-1-like isoform X2, with translation MAPSFDSAVSSLLCSEDNSFFDDNDYGAAEECEATWRHRNNRNHNQDRGFVDRDGLPLQSDECLASMLEKECQHLPAADYLKRLRSGDLDLGARRRTVDWIFKVHAHFGFGPLCAYLSINYLDRFLSAYEFPSKPWTVQLLAVACLSLAAKVEETDVPLALDLQVGEAKFVFEARTIQRMELLVLSTLRWRMQAVTPFSFIDYFLCKINGDQTQLQTSISRSIELILSTIKGIDFVEFRPSEVAAAVAIALAEEIQTVDNEAATSLLSQHVEKEKVLECVKMIRDFSLIDGSVKDTTTSILSVPHSPSGVLDAARLSYKSDEVAVGSCANSSHNSPDAKRRKLNRTFEVEL, from the exons ATGGCACCCAGTTTTGACTCTGCAGTTTCAAGCCTTCTTTGTTCGGAAGACAACAGTTTTTTCGATGATAACGATTATGGTGCCGCGGAGGAGTGTGAGGCCACGTGGCGCCATCGGAATAATCGAAACCATAATCAAGACCGGGGCTTTGTTGATCGCGATGGATTGCCGCTGCAGAGTGATGAGTGTTTGGCTTCGATGCTTGAAAAGGAATGCCAGCATTTGCCTGCTGCCGATTACTTGAAGAGGCTTCGAAGCGGGGATTTGGACTTGGGGGCAAGAAGACGGACCGTTGATTGGATTTTTAAG GTTCATGCCCATTTCGGTTTTGGACCTCTGTGTGCATATTTATCCATAAACTACTTGGATCGTTTCCTTTCTGCTTATGAATTTCCT AGCAAACCTTGGACAGTGCAATTGTTGGCCGTGGCATGTTTATCTCTTGCAGCCAAAGTGGAGGAGACCGACGTTCCTCTAGCTCTAGACTTGCAG GTGGGCGAAGCAAAATTTGTGTTTGAAGCTAGAACAATTCAAAGGATGGAACTTCTGGTTTTGAGTACCTTGAGGTGGAGAATGCAAGCGGTTACCCCTTTCTCATTCATAGACTACTTCCTTTGCAAGATCAATGGCGATCAAACCCAACTTCAAACATCAATCTCGAGATCAATCGAACTCATATTAAGCACAATAAAAG GGATTGATTTCGTGGAGTTCAGGCCTTCAGAGGTTGCAGCAGCAGTGGCAATAGCTCTTGCAGAAGAAATCCAAACAGTAGACAATGAGGCAGCAACTTCTCTTCTCAGTCAACATGTAGAGAAG GAGAAAGTGCTCGAGTGTGTTAAGATGATTCGTGATTTCTCATTAATTGATGGATCTGTTAAGGACACGACTACTTCTATCCTCTCTGTACCCCATAGCCCAAGTGGGGTGTTGGATGCTGCACGCTTGAGCTATAAAAGTGATGAGGTTGCAGTTGGTTCATGTGCAAATTCTTCACACAATAGCCCAGATGCTAAAAGGAGGAAGCTAAACAGAACCTTTGAAGTGGAGCTATGA
- the LOC121263093 gene encoding 14-3-3-like protein B, with translation MGSTIPENLTRDQYVFLAKLSEQAERYEEMVQFMQKLVLGSTPASELSVEERNLLSVAYKNVIGSLRAAWRIVSSIEQKEEGRKNEEHVTLVKDYRSKVESELSQVCDSILGLLDSNLVPSASASESKVFYLKMKGDYHRYLAEFKSGDERKAAAEDTMLSYKAAQDVAAADLAPTHPIRLGLALNFSVFYFEILNQSDKACNMAKQAFEEAIAELDTLGEESYKDSTLIMQLLRDNLTLWTSDAQDQLDEP, from the exons ATGGGATCGACGATTCCCGAAAACCTTACGCGAGACCAGTACGTGTTTCTGGCGAAGCTGTCCGAGCAAGCCGAGCGTTATGAGGAAATGGTCCAGTTCATGCAGAAGCTGGTGCTCGGCTCGACACCGGCATCGGAGCTCTCCGTTGAAGAGCGGAACCTGCTCTCCGTGGCCTACAAGAACGTCATCGGCTCTCTCCGAGCCGCGTGGCGTATCGTCTCCTCGATAGAACAGAAAGAGGAGGGGCGGAAGAACGAGGAACACGTTACCCTAGTCAAAGACTATAGATCCAAGGTTGAGTCCGAGCTCTCCCAGGTCTGCGACAGCATTCTCGGGCTCCTCGACTCCAATCTCGTGCCCTCGGCCTCCGCCAGCGAGTCCAAGGTCTTCTATTTGAAGATGAAGGGGGATTACCATCGCTACTTGGCCGAGTTCAAGTCCGGGGATGAGAGGAAAGCCGCTGCTGAGGATACCATGCTCTCGTACAAGGCTGCTCAG GATGTTGCGGCCGCGGATCTTGCTCCAACGCATCCGATCAGGTTGGGTCTAGCGCTCaatttctctgttttctacTTCGAGATTCTCAATCAGTCAGATAAAGCGTGTAACATGGCTAAACAG GCATTCGAGGAAGCCATTGCTGAGCTAGACACTTTGGGAGAAGAATCATACAAGGACAGCACTCTCATTATGCAACTTTTAAGGGACAACCTAACACTTTGGACTTCTGATGCACAG GACCAGTTAGACGAGCCATAG
- the LOC121263207 gene encoding glucose-6-phosphate isomerase 1, chloroplastic-like, whose translation MSRTESWCIVVYALYWASDGIGSKDMAVLPYKDSLLLFSRYLQLLVMKSLGKEFDLDGNQVNQGPTVYGNKVIFSN comes from the exons ATGAGTCGAACAGAATCATGGTG CATTGTTGTTTATGCTTTGTATTGGGCTTCTGACGGGATAGGATCAAAG GATATGGCTGTTCTTCCTTACAAGGATAGTCTACTGTTGTTTAGTCGGTATTTGCAGCTGCTGGTCATGAAATCTCTTGGGAAGGAGTTTGACTTGGATGGTAATCAG GTGAATCAAGGACCTACTGTCTATGGGAATAAAG TTATATTCAGCAACTGA